From the Cryptomeria japonica chromosome 2, Sugi_1.0, whole genome shotgun sequence genome, one window contains:
- the LOC131064447 gene encoding BTB/POZ domain-containing protein At1g67900-like: protein MGRRPQGMAEAITPMGCGPQCGQAAPWRSVISEVSSDVVIEVKDAQFLLHKFPLLSKCGKLQKLAAEARQSKKDKLELFDFPSGPDVFEICAKFCYGITITLSALNIVAVRCAAEYLEMNEDVEKGNLIFKLEVFLSSSILRSWKDSIMMLKTTKAFMPCSEDLKLVSRCIDAIAYRASVSASKVDWSYTNTRSSPAKEEGTSHNSTTPIGNGIQSRRSHPAPKDWWVEDVAELEIDLYWRVMVAIKSTGRISHEVIGEALRVYAFHWLPGMSKEITHSHSSDNADIAAKHGLLLETVVSLLPAEKGSTSCSFLLKLLKAATILGASPSSKMELARRVGMQLEEASLNDLLIPSLSYANETLYDVDLVQTILDHFIMQNQSLPTSPTRTTQVYEKRRTRSTENIDFVESRTSTAATNSAKFKVAKLIDAYLIEIARDANLPISKFVALSKAIPDFARPVHDDLYRAIDTYLHEHP from the exons ATGGGACGCCGCCCACAGGGAATGGCCGAAGCTATTACCCCTATGGGTTGTGGTCCACAGTGCGGGCAGGCCGCCCCTTGG AGGTCAGTCATTTCAGAAGTATCAAGTGATGTAGTAATTGAAGTAAAGGATGCACAGTTTTTGTTACACAAATTTCCACTTCTTTCCAAATGTGGTAAATTACAAAAACTAGCTGCAGAAGCTCGTCAATCCAAGAAAGATAAGTTGGAGCTTTTTGATTTTCCTAGTGGTCCAGACGTGTTTGAGATCTGTGCCAAGTTTTGTTACGGTATCACAATTACTTTAAGTGCTTTGAATATAGTGGCAGTTCGATGTGCTGCTGAATATCTTGAGATGAATGAGGATGTAGAAAAAGGGAACCTGATTTTCAAATTAGAGGTCTTTCTAAGTTCTAGCATATTGCGGTCCTGGAAAGATTCTATAATGATGCTGAAGACCACCAAAGCATTTATGCCTTGTTCTGAAGATCTCAAACTTGTAAGCCGATGCATTGATGCAATTGCTTATAGGGCATCAGTCAGCGCTTCAAAAGTGGACTGGTCATACACTAATACTAGATCTTCTCCAGCAAAAGAGGAAGGAACATCCCATAATTCTACAACTCCAATAGGGAACGGAATTCAAAGCCGGCGAAGCCATCCTGCTCCTAAAGATTGGTGGGTAGAAGATGTTGCTGAGCTGGAGATTGATTTGTATTGGAGAGTAATGGTGGCAATTAAATCAACAGGAAGAATATCCCATGAAGTGATTGGGGAAGCCCTACGTGTGTATGCCTTTCATTGGTTACCAGGTATGTCAAAGGAAATAACTCATAGCCATTCCTCTGATAATGCTGACATTGCTGCCAAACATGGACTTCTGTTAGAGACTGTTGTCAGTTTGCTACCAGCAGAGAAAGGTTCCACCTCGTGTAGTTTCTTGCTGAAATTACTCAAAGCGGCAACCATACTAGGTGCATCACCTTCTTCAAAGATGGAACTTGCTAGACGTGTAGGAATGCAGTTGGAGGAGGCTTCTTTGAATGACTTGCTAATTCCATCTCTCTCTTATGCCAATGAAACTCTTTATGATGTAGACCTTGTACAGACAATATTAGACCATTTTATAATGCAAAACCAAAGCCTTCCCACAAGCCCTACCCGCACAACACAAGTATATGAGAAACGGCGAACACGATCAACTGAAAATATTGATTTCGTGGAGAGTAGGACATCAACGGCTGCAACAAACAGTGCAAAGTTTAAAGTAGCAAAACTTATAGATGCATATTTGATAGAGATTGCTCGAGATGCAAATCTGCCAATCTCTAAATTTGTAGCCCTTTCAAAGGCTATACCAGATTTTGCACGTCCAGTACATGATGATTTGTACAGAGCCATTGACACATACCTTCATGAGCATCCTTGA